The nucleotide sequence TGGTGATGCCTTTTTCCTGGTTCAGGCCGACCAGCAGCTCCATAATCTCGTGACTGCGGGAGGTATCCAGGTTGCCCGTGGGTTCATCGGCAAAGAGCACAGAGGGGTTGGTGACAATGGCCCGGGCAATGGCAACCCGTTGCTGTTGGCCCCCGGAAAGCTCGCCCGGTGTGTGTGCTTCCCGACCTTCCAGGCCGACGACCCGTAGGGCCTGTCGAGCCATTTCTCTTCGTTTTCGTCCCGCAGTTCCCCGGTACATCAGGGGGAGTTCGACGTTTTCCAGGGCAGAGGTCCGGTTCAGCAGGTTAAAGCCCTGAAAGACAAAGCCCAGGTAAAAGCGGCGGAGCATGGCCCGCTGCTTGCGGCTCAGGTCGCTCACCTCCACCCCGTCAAAATGGTACTGACCAGATGTGGGCGTATCCAGACAACCGAGGATGTTCATGCAGGTGGATTTGCCCGACCCACTGGGCCCCATGATGGCAACAAAATCTCCTTGCTTGATATCCAGGTCCACCCCATGCAGGGCATAGGTTTGGGCCTGGCCCACTCCGTAGGCCTTGGTGATATCCCGGAGGCTGATAAGAGCGCTGTTATCCGTTTGCATGGAGTTCACCGTCTTTTCCCCTCTGTCATGGCTGCGGTGATCACCTCGTGCCCATCTTTCAGCTCTCCTTTCAGGATCTCGGTACGAATACCGTTACTGATTCCGGTGGTGACGGCAAGCTGTTTCGGCGCCCCCTGTCTGCTGTCTATCCAGACATGCTGCTGATCCCCTTTGGGGACAATGACCGGCTGTTTTTTGCGTCGTCGTCTGGAGCTGAACGGGAAGACCGCACTGAGCAGGGACGGCTTCTG is from Candidatus Electrothrix sp. GW3-4 and encodes:
- a CDS encoding ABC transporter ATP-binding protein; this encodes MQTDNSALISLRDITKAYGVGQAQTYALHGVDLDIKQGDFVAIMGPSGSGKSTCMNILGCLDTPTSGQYHFDGVEVSDLSRKQRAMLRRFYLGFVFQGFNLLNRTSALENVELPLMYRGTAGRKRREMARQALRVVGLEGREAHTPGELSGGQQQRVAIARAIVTNPSVLFADEPTGNLDTSRSHEIMELLVGLNQEKGITIVMVTHEPEMAEYTKRIIRFVDGRVASDAQEKED